In a single window of the Rhineura floridana isolate rRhiFlo1 chromosome 3, rRhiFlo1.hap2, whole genome shotgun sequence genome:
- the LOC133379496 gene encoding keratin, type II cytoskeletal 4-like, with translation MSRQLNARALGRGRGFSAGSAIVFGGGRSHVSSPSRRNMEGASGSCGFYSRSLYNLGGTKRISQSVVPGGAHRGSGFGSNAGFCFGGFSGCGWANGNFGNGRNGPGFLSYPPGSIQEVIINQSLLAPLNLEIDPEIQKVRKKEREQIKNLNDKFASFIDKVRFLEQKNKVLETKWNLLQQQPILHAKNNAVSLFEAFIISLRKHLDSLKGERGRLGSELKNMQDLVEDFKHRYEEEINKRTTAENEFVLLKKDVDAAYMNKVELEARVASLTEELNFLRCLYEAELAQMQGQLSDTSIILSMDNNRDLDLDSIIAEVKAQYEDMANRSRAEADAMYQSKFQELQLTAGKHEDVLKNSKVEISDLNRLIHRLRAESENVKKQCVHFQSSIAEAEERGEIALKDAREKLMELENAMLRAKEELGHLLRDYQELLNIKLALDIEIATYRTLLEGEECRMSGEYGSTVNISVLSNSSLLGGSGLSRRGRLSVGGGSNSGSGRGIMGYGSGGGGSSGLKIISTTSTSKRTTV, from the exons ATGAGCCGACAGCTGAATGCCAGGGCTTTGGGCAGAGGGAGGGGGTTTAGTGCTGGCTctgcaattgtttttggagggggcAGGAGCCATGTGTCCTCTCCGAGCCGAAGGAACATGGAAGGAGCAAGTGGAAGCTGTGGCTTTTACAGCAGAAGCCTCTACAACCTTGGGGGGACTAAGCGCATTTCCCAGAGTGTGGTTCCTGGAGGTGCCCACCGTGGAAGTGGATTTGGTAGCAATGCAGGATTTTGTTTTGGCGGATTTTCTGGTTGTGGATGGGCCAATGGCAACTTTGGCAATGGAAGAAATGGCCCTGGCTTTCTTTCCTATCCACCTGGTAGCATCCAGGAAGTCATCATTAACCAGAGCCTCCTGGCACCACTTAACCTGGAGATTGATCCAGAGATCCAGAAAGTGCGCAAAAAAGAAAGGGAGCAGATCAAGAACCTCAATGACAAATTTGCTTCCTTTATTGACAAG GTTCGATTCTTGGAGCAGAAGAATAAAGTCCTAGAGACTAAATGGAACCTCTTGCAGCAGCAGCCCATTCTCCATGCAAAGAACAACGCGGTTTCCCTCTTTGAAGCCTTCATCATCAGCCTGAGAAAGCACCTAGACTCCCTGAAGGGTGAAAGAGGGAGGCTGGGCTCAGAACTGAAGAACATGCAGGATCTAGTGGAAGACTTTAAGCACAG GTATGAAGAAGAAATCAACAAGCGCACAACTGCTGAGAATGAATTTGTACTGCTGAAAAAG gatgTGGATGCTGCCTACATGAACAAGGTGGAGCTGGAGGCCAGGGTCGCTTCTCTGACTGAGGAACTCAACTTCCTGAGATGCTTGTATGAGGCG GAACTGGCACAGATGCAAGGACAGCTCAGTGACACCAGCATCATTCTCTCGATGGACAATAATCGGGACCTGGACTTAGATAGTATCATTGCTGAAGTCAAAGCTCAGTATGAGGATATGGCAAACAGGAGCCGAGCAGAAGCGGATGCCATGTACCAAAGCAAG tttcaggaaCTTCAGCTCACAGCTGGGAAACATGAAGATGTTTTGAAAAACTCCAAGGTGGAGATCTCTGATCTGAATCGACTCATCCACAGACTGAGAGCAGAAAGTGAGAATGTGAAGAAACAG TGTGTCCATTTTCAGTCATCTATTGCTGAGGCTGAAGAACGTGGAGAGATAGCCCTCAAAGATGCAAGGGAGAAGCTGATGGAACTAGAGAATGCCATGCTGAGAGCTAAGGAGGAGTTGGGCCACCTTTTGCGTGATTACCAGGAACTTTTGAACATTAAGCTAGCACTGGATATTGAAATTGCCACCTATAGGACCCTCCTGGAAGGAGAGGAATGCAG GATGTCTGGAGAATATGGTAGCACTGTAAACATAT CTGTCCTTAGCAACAGcagcctgctgggaggaagtggacTGAGCCGCAGAGGAAGGCTCAGCGTTGGAGGTGGTTCGAATTCTGGAAGTGGCAGGGGCATTATGGGATATGGCTCTGGTGGCGGAGGAAGTTCTGGCTTGAAAATTATATCGACAACCTCTACAAGCAAAAGGACAACCGTATGA